TCTTTTTTTCATTGGGGaattcttaaatttctttaaattctcTGGTATGTTGTTATTGTAGTTTTGCTTTGTgtctccttttatttttttcgttTGGTTTCTTGCAATGAAGTGGGATATAGGAGTTCTTTCACCTACTTCTTATCTTTCAAGCACTAACTGGTTAATAGAAGAGAGCAAGAACACTAAATGGACTCCAGCAGAGAACAAGATGTTTGAAAATGCTCTTGCTGTTTATGATAAAGACACTCCTGATAGATGGCATAAGGTTGCTGCTATGATTCCTGGGAAAACTGTAGGAGATGTGATAAAGCAGTATAGAGAATTAGAAGTTGATGTTAACAATATAGAGGCAGGACTGGTTCCAATTCCTGGGTATAACACCTCAGCTTTTACACTGGATTGGGTTAATAGTAATAGCTATGATGGGTTCAAACCATCTTATGCTTTTGGTGGGAAGAGATCTTCTTCGGGTCGGCCTGCtgatcaagaaagaaagaaaggagttCCATGGACAGAGGAGGAGCATAAGTAAGTTATTTAATTGCAAATCAGAGCTCGTGTTCTTTTAATCAAAAGTCTTTCTTTTCCACTATagttttagttaatattttgtGTTACTATGATAAATTACCAATTTTGAGGAAAAAGAGTAAGTTTGTTACTCTGAAATCTGTTTTCTCTGATTTTAAGGATAGTTGTTCTCTCTGATTTTAAGGATAATGGATAAGTTGTCGcttatattatcttattagatTCTTTGAAAAATTGCATGTGTTGATTTGGTTTATGAAATTTGTACTACAGACATGTTTTTGGCAGCTGCCAGGACTgtgtttcaaaattttcacaATTTTCAATTTCCTTATGACAGAAAggaaaatttctatattttccaTCAACAGCTATAACTTTATATTGTTCACAAGCTACAAAATCTGACAATTCAAGTTGGCTGCAGGCTGTTCCTGATGGGGTTGAAAAAGTATGGAAAAGGAGACTGGAGAAATATATCCCGGAACTTTGTTGTAACTCGAACGCCTACACAGGTTGCTAGTCATGCACAGAAGTATTTTATCAGGCAACTTTCAGGAGGGAAAGATAAGAGAAGAGCTAGCATTCATGATATAACAACTGTCAACCTTAATGAAATAAGAACTCCTTCCCCAGAAAACAAAAGACAAGCTTCACCTGATCAGTCATCAGTGTTTTCTCAGCAATCTAATGGTGTTTCCCTGCCTAGAACACATTTTCAATGGAATCAACCCAACAGTGGAGCAATTATGGCTTTCAATTCAACAAATGGGAATTTGTTCACGTCTTCAACTTATGGGGTTAACTCATATGGAATGAAATTGCAAGGTTACAATCTGCATAGTGGTTCTCTTCATGAATCTTACATTGGACCTCAAACTATAGCTTTTCAGATGCAATCTGCACAGCACTACCCTGATGGATAAAGAATACAAATGGCTTTAAAATCTCCAATGCCGTACCTCTTCTGTTAGTTCACTGGTATAGCTGTGTCTGAGCtttctaaatttcattttaaccttttcttttttccggGGTCTTTCTGTGTATATTCCATCAAGAAATCAAGTCTACTTGAACTTGGAGGGTAAAGGATTCTGTTCTGGTTGGCTTTTCAATTCGGAGTTATGAAACTGAGAGGGAAGGTTTTCCATTCTAGGGTTATCCAAAAGATCATCTTCTTCTCTGTTATATGTAGGTAGTGGTGAGCTTTATCCAAATGTGCATGGGAGAATGTGTTCAGTTAATGGATATTGTAGTTCTAAAAGGATCTAGCAAATGATTCTGAAGTGAAGATTAGACTCCACAGTTGCTGTCTGCCTGCCCCTTTTTCTGATACCTTAAGATAGTCTTTCCAAGATAAGATTAGAGGAACGCAGAGAGAGATCTATATGCATCATAAGGTCTAGAGAATGTACAACTTATGATAGGAAATAAAGGGATCGACAAGATCAGCATCTGCCATTATTAAGCTTACCGGATGTCACCTGTTTCTGTAGTTTGTTGTGCATAACAAGGTCATAAATTCTATGAGCATATTATTAGTAACAAATTATATAACAAACTGTTAAAATATCACCATTTTTTTAACTTGCTAATTTCTACCACTCAGGTTGTGGCTCAGTGGACATCACTCTTTGAGCCATTTCTAGAGTGGCGGGTTCAAACTCTCTCTAGCAATACTAGTAAAAACACTTCCATTTCTGCTAATCTAACATGCTAACCTTGTCTCTCgtcaaaatacaaaaagaacTTGCTACAGTGAGTAAAGGTGAGAGGTATTAATTTCAAGTCATTTTTCCTGCATCGGGTCAGttttatgtaaaaaaataactacttCCGCCTGCGGCCTATTAATTTCAAGGTGAGAggtattaatttcttatttttcattttcttttcaatttttcccCTTGTT
The Ricinus communis isolate WT05 ecotype wild-type chromosome 1, ASM1957865v1, whole genome shotgun sequence DNA segment above includes these coding regions:
- the LOC8286480 gene encoding transcription factor DIVARICATA yields the protein MKWDIGVLSPTSYLSSTNWLIEESKNTKWTPAENKMFENALAVYDKDTPDRWHKVAAMIPGKTVGDVIKQYRELEVDVNNIEAGLVPIPGYNTSAFTLDWVNSNSYDGFKPSYAFGGKRSSSGRPADQERKKGVPWTEEEHKLFLMGLKKYGKGDWRNISRNFVVTRTPTQVASHAQKYFIRQLSGGKDKRRASIHDITTVNLNEIRTPSPENKRQASPDQSSVFSQQSNGVSLPRTHFQWNQPNSGAIMAFNSTNGNLFTSSTYGVNSYGMKLQGYNLHSGSLHESYIGPQTIAFQMQSAQHYPDG